Proteins co-encoded in one Tachysurus fulvidraco isolate hzauxx_2018 chromosome 17, HZAU_PFXX_2.0, whole genome shotgun sequence genomic window:
- the p2ry4 gene encoding P2Y purinoceptor 4, with protein MNTPLPLLINISSPSPGLLDSEDGNESCRFDEEFKYILLPVSYSIVCVLGLVFNSVALWMFLTKMRPWNASTVYMFHLALSDMLYVLSLPTLIYYYANRNHWPFGIALCKAVRFLFYANLYCSILFLTCISVHRYMGICHPIRSLSLAKPRYAQMVCGLVWAAVTTCLIPNLIFVTTTQRDNDTLCHDTSSPSDFENYVTYSSVVMTLLFGVPFIIIMVCYCLMARALCRPGKISSSQRGNSRRKSIKLIIIVLVVFAVSFVPFHITRTLYYTYRVLEADCWVLNIVNFTYKVTRPLASSNSCLDPILYFLAGDHYRTKLARAFAKKRVPGNFHNLHSPPDKNNDLALVFKSPAVQASRDCPH; from the coding sequence ATGAACACACCACTTCCCTTATTAATCAACATTTCCAGTCCTTCCCCAGGCTTGCTGGATTCTGAAGATGGCAATGAAAGTTGCCGCTTTGATGAAGAGTTCAAATACATTCTGCTGCCTGTATCATACTCAATAGTGTGTGTCCTCGGCTTGGTGTTCAACTCTGTGGCCCTGTGGATGTTCCTGACTAAGATGCGTCCCTGGAACGCTAGCACGGTGTACATGTTCCATTTGGCACTGTCAGACATGCTATATGTACTGTCTCTTCCCACTCTCATCTACTACTATGCCAATCGCAATCACTGGCCCTTTGGTATAGCCCTATGCAAAGCAGTGCGCTTCCTGTTCTATGCGAACCTTTACTGCAGCATCCTTTTTCTCACGTGTATCAGCGTGCATCGCTACATGGGCATCTGCCACCCAATACGCTCACTCTCACTAGCCAAACCACGCTATGCTCAGATGGTATGCGGTCTGGTGTGGGCAGCTGTGACCACATGCTTGATTCCCAACCTAATATTTGTCACCACTACACAGCGGGATAATGACACATTGTGTCACGACACAAGTAGTCCCTCTGATTTTGAAAATTATGTCACCTACAGCTCGGTCGTGATGACACTGCTCTTCGGGGTGCCCTTCATTATCATCATGGTGTGTTATTGCCTAATGGCACGGGCTCTATGCCGCCCCGGAAAGATTTCTTCGAGTCAGAGGGGCAACTCGAGGAGGAAGTCCATTAAACTCATCATTATAGTGCTGGTTGTGTTTGCTGTTAGCTTTGTCCCTTTCCACATCACTCGCACGCTTTACTATACATACCGTGTTCTGGAGGCTGACTGCTGGGTCCTCAACATTGTCAACTTCACATATAAAGTCACACGGCCACTAGCTAGCTCCAACAGCTGCCTGGACCCGATCCTCTATTTCCTGGCTGGGGATCACTATCGCACCAAACTTGCCCGAGCATTTGCTAAGAAGCGAGTTCCTGGCAATTTTCACAATTTGCACTCTCCTCCAGATAAAAATAATGACCTTGCTTTGGTTTTCAAAAGCCCTGCTGTGCAAGCAAGTAGAGACTGTCCACactag